A section of the Vespa velutina chromosome 6, iVesVel2.1, whole genome shotgun sequence genome encodes:
- the LOC124949734 gene encoding failed axon connections isoform X3 codes for MKFRSKKGQLPFVELNGEEIADSTIILRELSSKFDKDLDAALTSEQRSVSHAMISMIENHLVWAVACWRTKNMDQVLKGYKVNLQHALGTRIPTGILNFFFKFTFGRKWDLLQGARKVKAQGMGVHTPEEVSQFGCADLKVLSDMLADKPFFFGDEPTTLDVVAFAHLAQILYIDKETPYNLRDYMQENCPNLVGHCSRMKERCFPDWDEICSTLDINTHLPKPEKQEEGKEGKEEAKESKESKEEKEGDKEKADKEEKEMEKDKEVDENKEKEKDGK; via the exons ATGAAGTTTCGTTCAAAGAAGGGCCAGCTGCCATTCGTCGAGTTGAACGGCGAAGAGATCGCCGATAGTACAATCATCCTTCGCGAACTTAGCTCTAAGTTTGACAAGGATTTAGACGCTGCATTGACGTCTGAACAACGAAGCGTATCACACGCGATGATATCGATGATCGAGAATCATTTGGTCTGGGCAGTCGCGTGCTGGCGTACCAAGAACATGGATCAAGTTTTGAAGGGCTACAAGGTCAATCTTCAACATGCCCTTGGGACACGCATTCCAACTGGAattcttaatttcttctttaagtTTACATTTGGGCGCAAG TGGGATTTATTACAGGGTGCGAGGAAAGTGAAGGCTCAGGGTATGGGCGTGCACACACCGGAGGAAGTCTCCCAATTTGGTTGCGCAGATCTGAAGGTCCTTTCCGACATGTTGGCCGACAAACCGTTCTTCTTCGGTGACGAGCCGACTACG TTGGACGTTGTTGCATTCGCTCACCTCGCTCAAATTCTTTACATCGACAAAGAGACGCCATACAACCTGAGAGACTACATGCAAGAGAATTGCCCGAATCTGGTTGGTCATTGCTCGCGTATGAAGGAACGATGCTTCCCCGATTGGGACGAGATCTGCTCCACCTTGGACATAAATACGCACTTGCCGAAGCCAGAGAAGCAGGAGGAGGGTAAAGAGGGTAAGGAAGAGGCAAAGGAATCGAAAGAAtcgaaggaggagaaggaaggcgACAAGGAGAAGGCGGataaggaggagaaagagatggagaaggaCAAGGAGGTCGAtgagaacaaagaaaaggagaaggatggGAAATAA